The following proteins are encoded in a genomic region of Reichenbachiella sp.:
- the gldD gene encoding gliding motility lipoprotein GldD, whose product MMRWAWVLLVVTVGCGSNNFNPKPKGYNRIDLRPAEYQILADSFPFQMEYSTQARILKDSSWIAERYWFDLYYEKLGANIQVTYKPVNNDRKTLEEYLMDSYKLTSEHKVKAYAIDETVITLKNGIKATVMELSGEVPTQFQFHVTDSTQHFLRCALYFRTATQNDSLRPVINYVKMDMLHMLNTLTWDQ is encoded by the coding sequence ATGATGAGGTGGGCTTGGGTATTGTTGGTGGTAACTGTTGGCTGTGGGAGTAATAATTTCAATCCAAAGCCGAAAGGGTACAATAGAATAGATCTGAGACCAGCAGAATATCAGATTCTAGCCGATTCATTTCCATTTCAGATGGAGTACTCCACACAAGCAAGAATTTTGAAAGATAGCTCTTGGATAGCTGAGCGATATTGGTTTGATCTGTATTATGAAAAGCTTGGAGCTAACATTCAAGTGACCTATAAGCCAGTAAATAATGATAGAAAGACCTTAGAGGAATATTTAATGGATTCGTATAAGCTTACTTCCGAGCATAAAGTGAAAGCATACGCCATCGATGAAACTGTGATTACATTGAAAAATGGGATTAAGGCAACCGTCATGGAATTGTCTGGTGAGGTGCCCACTCAATTTCAGTTTCATGTAACTGACTCCACTCAACACTTTTTACGATGTGCACTATATTTTAGAACAGCCACCCAAAATGATTCATTGCGACCGGTGATAAATTATGTAAAAATGGATATGCTGCATATGCTTAATACTCTCACCTGGGATCAATAA
- the gldE gene encoding gliding motility-associated protein GldE has product MDDPLPGNLILTALLTSGEIYLLVFSLIGISLLFLGSALVSGSEVAYFSLSHDQFLDAEQTPSKGRKKIARLLGHPKQLLATILILNNFINISIVMLSTYVTAALLGDVLSGGAIIAALTVVITFLMVFLGEIVPKVYANQNNMAFAKRTATLLTISFKIFHPLAWLLIKVSNVIERRIERKGYRVSVDDLNQALDLAAEDETTEEEKGILKGIVNFGTLSVKQIMKSRMDITAIDLETDFHELMNQINKTGYSRIPVFKETIDKIEGILYIKDLLPHVSEEENFKWQELLRPGFFVPETKKIDTLFKDFQEKRIHIAIVVDEYGGTSGLITMEDVIEEIVGEINDEFDEDSDVAYSRLDSNTFIFEGKTSLMDFCKLAGVDHKTFDQVKGESESLGGLLLEINSMLPNAGEKIVFENFLFTTVAVNDKRIKKVRVHITR; this is encoded by the coding sequence ATGGACGACCCACTCCCGGGAAATTTAATATTGACAGCATTACTTACGAGCGGAGAGATTTATCTGCTGGTTTTTAGTCTTATTGGCATTAGTCTCTTATTTCTTGGATCCGCTTTGGTTTCAGGATCTGAAGTAGCTTATTTCTCGCTAAGCCATGATCAATTCTTGGACGCTGAGCAAACACCATCGAAAGGCAGAAAAAAGATTGCTAGGTTGCTAGGCCATCCCAAACAACTTCTTGCGACCATTCTGATATTGAACAATTTCATTAATATCTCGATAGTGATGCTGTCTACCTATGTGACTGCGGCCTTACTCGGAGATGTTTTGTCTGGTGGAGCCATCATTGCAGCTCTGACAGTAGTTATTACTTTTCTGATGGTCTTTTTAGGTGAAATTGTCCCTAAGGTTTATGCCAATCAGAATAATATGGCGTTTGCCAAACGCACTGCCACTCTGCTTACTATCTCATTCAAGATTTTCCATCCATTGGCGTGGTTGCTGATTAAAGTGAGCAACGTGATAGAGCGTCGGATTGAAAGAAAGGGCTATCGGGTTTCCGTGGATGATTTGAATCAAGCACTAGATCTGGCAGCCGAAGATGAGACAACCGAAGAAGAAAAAGGCATTCTTAAAGGTATTGTGAACTTTGGTACTTTGTCTGTGAAGCAGATCATGAAGTCCAGAATGGATATTACTGCCATTGACTTGGAAACAGATTTTCATGAATTGATGAACCAAATCAACAAAACAGGGTATTCAAGAATTCCGGTTTTCAAGGAAACGATAGATAAGATAGAAGGAATTTTATATATCAAAGATTTGCTTCCTCACGTCAGCGAAGAAGAGAATTTTAAATGGCAGGAATTATTGAGACCCGGGTTTTTTGTTCCTGAGACAAAAAAGATTGACACACTTTTCAAGGATTTTCAGGAAAAGAGAATTCACATTGCCATAGTAGTGGATGAGTATGGAGGGACTTCCGGATTGATTACTATGGAAGATGTAATTGAAGAAATAGTAGGAGAAATCAACGACGAATTTGATGAAGATTCCGATGTGGCTTATAGCAGGCTGGATAGCAACACCTTTATTTTTGAAGGTAAAACTTCTTTGATGGATTTTTGTAAACTTGCCGGTGTCGATCACAAAACCTTCGATCAGGTAAAGGGAGAAAGTGAGTCATTGGGAGGTTTACTCCTGGAAATCAATTCTATGCTTCCCAATGCTGGAGAGAAAATAGTATTTGAAAACTTTCTCTTTACTACTGTGGCAGTAAATGACAAACGTATAAAAAAGGTTAGAGTACATATTACGAGATGA